From Spirochaetaceae bacterium, the proteins below share one genomic window:
- a CDS encoding LapA family protein, producing MRGIIKTIIMMAVAGFLAVLIALNAGQTVNLNFIFFRFNNVSLSVVLIIFFVMGFLFSIPSIISASWRYHKKYLNKINKDNHKDDPKKIKHNRKENELVKPLDGTKN from the coding sequence ATGCGAGGGATTATCAAAACAATTATTATGATGGCGGTAGCAGGGTTTTTAGCGGTGTTAATTGCTTTAAATGCCGGGCAAACGGTAAATTTAAATTTTATCTTTTTTCGCTTTAATAATGTTTCTTTAAGTGTTGTGCTTATCATCTTTTTTGTAATGGGATTTTTATTTAGTATCCCCTCTATTATCTCCGCTTCGTGGCGTTATCATAAAAAATATTTAAACAAAATAAATAAAGATAACCATAAAGATGACCCTAAAAAAATTAAGCATAACCGCAAAGAAAACGAACTGGTAAAACCTCTTGATGGTACGAAAAATTAA
- a CDS encoding type III pantothenate kinase, with protein MQIVVKIGNTNTVIALYGAKHLVASKYIASVNLEAVWDDFVSSFVANYQAKITIALIASVVPAKTALIISNLKTQLNCPIKLVNNELFAKLPVKIAVSAEIGADLVANAVGGYNLGKLPFVVADFGTALSLTTVDKNAKAAGVVIAPGLNMAMQSLDGGTGLLSSVPLAWPQHILGRTTEESLQAGIVAGFGHLTQGLINDIEGELGEPCSIILTGGLAFLYKDKFKGSYEPNLAIDGLNAIALDLKNNN; from the coding sequence ATGCAAATAGTAGTAAAAATTGGTAACACCAATACCGTGATTGCCCTTTACGGCGCTAAACATTTAGTAGCCAGCAAATATATTGCCAGTGTTAACTTAGAAGCTGTGTGGGACGATTTTGTTAGTAGTTTTGTGGCTAACTATCAAGCTAAAATAACGATTGCCCTAATAGCTAGCGTGGTGCCGGCTAAAACAGCTTTAATAATTAGCAATTTAAAAACACAGCTCAATTGCCCTATAAAATTGGTAAATAACGAGCTATTTGCTAAGTTACCGGTAAAAATAGCTGTTTCTGCCGAGATTGGGGCCGATTTAGTAGCTAACGCCGTAGGCGGCTATAACTTAGGTAAGCTACCCTTTGTGGTGGCCGATTTTGGTACGGCTTTAAGCCTTACTACCGTTGATAAAAACGCTAAAGCGGCCGGCGTGGTGATTGCACCCGGTCTTAATATGGCTATGCAAAGTTTAGATGGCGGTACCGGTCTTTTAAGCAGTGTGCCGTTGGCTTGGCCGCAGCATATTTTAGGGCGCACTACCGAAGAATCGTTGCAGGCCGGTATCGTGGCCGGTTTTGGCCATTTGACGCAGGGCCTTATTAACGATATAGAGGGCGAACTTGGAGAGCCTTGCAGCATAATTTTAACAGGTGGGTTAGCTTTTTTATATAAAGATAAATTCAAGGGCAGCTACGAACCTAATTTAGCCATTGACGGCCTTAACGCTATTGCTTTAGATTTAAAAAATAATAATTAA
- a CDS encoding rubrerythrin family protein — MKSLQGTKTEQNILKTFAGESQARNRYDYFAKQAEKEGLIQISHIFAETALQEKEHAKRMFKLLQSGAGLEITAMYPAGKIGNTMENLEEAAGGEHEEWSDLYPSFAMTARSEGFEEIAKIWDHIALAEKHHQERYLALLNILKSGGAFKRNGKVTWVCLNCGYLEEASEEAPKSCPACAHPQAYFAVFNEKF; from the coding sequence ATGAAAAGTTTACAAGGTACTAAAACCGAGCAAAACATTTTAAAAACTTTTGCCGGCGAAAGCCAAGCCCGTAATAGGTACGATTATTTTGCTAAACAGGCCGAAAAAGAGGGGTTAATCCAAATTAGCCACATTTTTGCCGAAACGGCTTTGCAAGAAAAAGAACACGCTAAACGTATGTTTAAATTACTGCAAAGCGGTGCTGGGCTTGAGATTACCGCTATGTATCCGGCCGGTAAAATTGGCAACACAATGGAAAACCTTGAAGAAGCTGCCGGCGGCGAACACGAAGAATGGAGCGATTTATACCCCAGCTTTGCGATGACGGCTCGTTCAGAAGGTTTTGAAGAGATTGCCAAAATTTGGGACCACATTGCCCTTGCCGAAAAACATCACCAAGAACGCTACTTAGCTTTACTAAATATTTTAAAGAGTGGCGGCGCTTTTAAACGTAATGGTAAAGTTACTTGGGTATGTTTAAATTGCGGTTATTTAGAAGAAGCCAGCGAAGAAGCGCCAAAGTCTTGTCCGGCTTGCGCTCACCCGCAAGCTTACTTTGCCGTGTTTAATGAAAAATTTTAA